The following coding sequences are from one Diachasmimorpha longicaudata isolate KC_UGA_2023 chromosome 6, iyDiaLong2, whole genome shotgun sequence window:
- the LOC135163683 gene encoding acetyl-CoA carboxylase isoform X4 — protein MEGDGRKLNSNLGEGASKQQRRIHHRPSMSQGTVMIQTQSSGQEKDFTVATPEEFVHRFSGTKVINKVLIANNGIAAVKCMRSVRRWSYEMFKNERAVRFVVMVTPEDLKANAEYIKMADQYVPVPGGSNNNNYANVELIVDIALRTQVQAVWAGWGHASENPKLPELLHKNNISFIGPSERAMWALGDKIASSIVAQTADVPTLPWSGSELKAQYSGKKIKISSELFRKGCVSTVEECLAAVKKIGFPVMVKASEGGGGKGIRKVENAEELPALFRQVQAEVPGSPIFIMKLAKCARHLEVQLLADTYGNAISLFGRDCSIQRRHQKIIEEAPAVIAKPEIFEEMEKAAVRLAKMVGYVSAGTVEYLYDTSGRYYFLELNPRLQVEHPCTEMVSDVNLPAAQLQIAMGLPLHHIKDIRLLYGESPWGDSTIDFDQPRHKSQPWGHVIAARITSENPDEGFKPSSGTVQELNFRSSTNVWGYFSVGASGGLHEFADSQFGHCFSWGEDRNMARENLVIALKELSIRGDFRTTVEYLITLLETESFQINSIDTAWLDALIAERVRSDKPDVLLAVTCGALHIADRTITAAFTGFQTALDRGHIQASNDLNNVCDVELINDGWKYKIQTAKCGPNSYFLVMNGSYKEVELHRLSDGGLLLSLDGSSFTTYMREEVDRYRIIIGNQTCIFEKDNDPSLLRSPSAGKLINFLVEDGGHVEAGQSYAEIEVMKMVMTVTASESGSIFYVKRPGAVLEAGTLIAHLELDDPSLVTKAQEYTGQFPPPTVPAVPEKLNLLHAKYRAALENTLGGYCLPDPYHLPRLRELIEKFMNSLRDPSLPLLELQEVISTISGRIPISVEKKIRKMMTLYERNITSVLAQFPSQQIAAVIDVHAATLSKRAERDVFFLTTQAIVQLVQRYRNGIRGRMKTAVHELLRQYYNVESQFQQGHYDKCVSALIQKHKDDLPMVTNTIFSHNHVTKKNALVTMLIDHLWANEPGLTDELATTLTELTSLNRSEHSRVALRARQVLIAAHQPAYELRHNQMESIFLSAVDMYGHDFHPENLQKLILSETSIFDILHDFFYHTNRAVCNAALEVYVRRAYISYELTCLQHLELSGEIPLVYFQFFLPNNHPNRQTQSLVNYRTGAMAAFHSLEEFSQYSDEVLDLLEDLSSPSSVSAKVLEAVDAAGSESRHSTSINVSLSHAEQGPVDPTIGEKPVEPVHILSIAVQDNGNQQDDATMSRHFGDWCQANKDELMSRGIRRVTFAALQRRQFPKFFTYRHRDGFVEDKIYRHLEPGTAFQLELTRMRTYDLEALPTSNQKMHLYLGQAKVAKGQQVTDYRFFIRSIVRHSDLITKEASFDYLHNEGERVLLEAMDELEVAFSHPLAKRTDCNHIFLNFVPTVIMDPARIEESVTSMVLRYGPRLWKLRVRQAEIKMTIRPAPGKPTYNVRLCISNDSGYSIDLHLYAETTDPKTGVIRFESYGSNNVETWRPGPMHGLPISTPYVTKDYLQAKRFQAQSAGTTYVYDLPDMFRQQIEKSWTKFLDERSSEGQNHQLPAMPNPVIDYVELVLDGDVLMEQKRLPGENDVGMVAWKMTLYTPEYPAGREIILIANDLTYLIGSFGPKEDLVFYLASQRARELAIPRVYFSANSGARIGLAEEVKGLFKIAWEDDTSPDKGFKYIYLTPDDYARLASVNSVKASLIEDEGESRYQITDIIGIEDGFGVENLKYAGMIAGETSKAYDEIVTISVATCRAIGIGSYLLRLGQRVIQIENSDIILTGYRALNAVLGREVYASNNQLGGISIMHHNGVSHATAPRDLDGVDTVLRWISMVPKVKGAPLPIIIPTDPIDREIVYVPTKNPYDPRVMLEGRMSVDTNTWESGFFDRGSWEEIMRPWAQTVVTGRARLGGIPCGVVAVETRTVDFQLPADPANLDSEAKTVSQAGQVWFPDSAYKTAQAIKDFSKEELPLFIFANWRGFSGGMKDMYEQVIKFGAYIVDGLREYTRPVFVYIPPNGELRGGAWAVVDTTINSRYMEMFADPTSRAGVLEPEGIVEIKFKKKDIIKAIYRNDAVAQGLKEKLTNAALTGEEKVQVEAELQQREQFLLPLYHQVAVHFSDLHDTPERMLEKNTIQDIVPWKKSRTILYWRLRRRLLEDEIKRDLLSIEPTLDYRQVDAMLRRWFVEDKGTTESYLWDQDEAVVNWLIEQAQNENSVVTRNIDCVKRDAVVTHVKEAIETCPEVRLDAALEIVHRLQPSERAELLKTLAQLETSQEVD, from the exons ATGGAAGGTGACGGCCGTAAATTGAACTCTAACCTCGGCGAGGGTGCTAGTAAACAGCAACGCAGGATTCATCATCG GCCCAGTATGTCCCAGGGTACGGTGATGATCCAGACCCAGAGCTCAGGACAAGAAAAGGACTTCACTGTTGCAACGCCCGAAGAATTTGTTCATCGATTCAGTGGGACCAAAGTCATAAATAag GTGTTAATCGCCAACAACGGCATAGCTGCGGTGAAATGCATGCGTTCCGTTCGAAGATGGTCGTACGAAATGTTCAAGAACGAGAGAGCAGTACGTTTCGTGGTAATGGTTACACCCGAGGACTTGAAAGCTAACGCCGAGTACATAAAAATGGCCGATCAGTATGTACCGGTGCCAGGTGGTTCCAACAACAATAACTACGCCAATGTAGAGCTGATAGTGGACATAGCCCTGAGAACCCAGGTGCAAGCTGTCTGGGCGGGTTGGGGTCATGCCTCAGAGAACCCTAAACTGCCCGAGCTCCTCCACAAGAACAACATATCCTTCATCGGGCCCTCGGAGAGGGCTATGTGGGCCCTTGGTGATAAGATAGCATCGAGCATAGTCGCCCAGACAGCCGATGTACCGACCCTACCCTGGTCTGGTTCAGAACTGAAGGCCCAGTACAGTGGAAAGAAGATAAAGATATCATCCGAACTCTTCCGAAAGGGTTGTGTTTCCACCGTTGAGGAGTGTCTGGCAGCGGTCAAGAAGATTGGCTTTCCCGTGATGGTGAAGGCGAGTGAAGGTGGAGGTGGCAAGGGAATTCGTAAAGTGGAGAACGCCGAGGAACTTCCAGCACTGTTTCGTCAAGTTCAAGCAGAAGTTCCTGGATCACCGATATTCATCATGAAATTGGCGAAATGTGCACGCCACTTGGAGGTGCAACTCTTGGCTGATACCTACGGTAACGCTATCTCCCTGTTTGGTCGCGACTGCTCGATTCAGCGAAGACACCAGAAAATCATCGAGGAAGCTCCCGCCGTTATAGCAAAGCCAGAGATCTTCGAGGAGATGGAAAAGGCAGCTGTCAGGCTCGCCAAGATGGTGGGCTACGTCAGTGCGGGAACAGTAGAGTATCTCTACGACACGTCTGGACGGTATTACTTCCTGGAGCTAAATCCTAGACTGCAGGTGGAGCATCCCTGCACGGAAATGGTGTCAGATGTAAATTTGCCAGCTGCTCAATTACAAATTGCCATGGGTTTGCCACTCCATCATATCAAGGATATTCGTCTGCTATATGGTGAGAGCCCCTGGGGGGACAGCACCATCGACTTCGACCAGCCCAGACATAAATCCCAACCCTGGGGACATGTCATAGCTGCTAGGATAACGAGTGAGAATCCAGATGAGGGTTTTAAACCGTCGTCGGGGACAGTTCAAGAACTGAATTTCCGATCGTCAACGAATGTCTGGGGGTATTTTTCGGTGGGAGCTTCGGGTGGCCTCCATGAGTTTGCTGATTCACAGTTTGGTCACTGCTTCTCCTGGGGAGAAGATCGTAATATGGCGAGGGAGAATCTGGTTATTGCACTGAAAGAGCTCTCCATCAGGGGTGATTTTAGAACGACTGTTGAGTATCTCATCACTCTTTTGGAGACCGAATCCTTCCAGATCAACAGCATTGATACCGCTTGGCTGGACGCACTTATCGCTGAACGTGTGCGAAGTGATAAGCCAGATGTACTGCTTGCAGTCACCTGTGGTGCCCTTCACATTGCTGATCGCACCATCACAGCGGCATTCACTGGCTTCCAAACGGCCCTCGATCGAGGTCATATACAAGCCAGCAATGATCTCAACAACGTCTGCGATGTGGAGTTGATAAACGATGgatggaaatataaaattcaaacAGCCAAGTGCGGGCCTAATAGCTATTTTCTGGTGATGAATGGATCGTACAAAGAGGTGGAACTTCATCGGCTGTCCGATGGTGGGCTTTTGCTCTCCCTCGATGGATCCAGCTTCACAACTTACATGAGAGAGGAGGTCGATCGTTATCGAATTATCATCGGCAATCAGACATGTATCTTCGAGAAGGATAATGATCCCTCTCTTCTTCGATCACCATCAGCTGGAAAACTCATAAATTTCCTTGTGGAGGATGGTGGCCATGTTGAGGCAGGACAGTCTTATGCTGAAATCGAAGTCATGAAGATGGTGATGACTGTGACAGCCAGTGAATCAGGTTCGATATTCTACGTTAAACGTCCTGGCGCTGTTCTCGAAGCTGGAACTCTTATTGCACATCTGGAGCTGGACGATCCATCACTCGTGACTAAAGCACAGGAGTACACTGGACAATTTCCTCCACCGACAGTACCAGCAGTTCCTGAGAAGCTCAATCTTCTGCACGCCAAGTACAGAGCTGCACTGGAAAATACTCTTGGTGGCTATTGTCTGCCGGATCCCTACCATCTTCCTCGACTCCGTGAACTCATCGAGAAATTCATGAATTCCCTGCGAGATCCGAGTCTGCCTCTCCTCGAGCTGCAAGAGGTTATCTCCACGATATCAGGACGAATACCAATTTCAGTTGAGAAGAAAATTAGAAAGATGATGACACTCTACGAGAGAAACATAACCTCTGTTCTTGCTCAGTTCCCCTCCCAGCAGATCGCAGCTGTCATAGACGTACATGCAGCGACATTATCGAAGAGAGCTGAACGAGATGTCTTTTTCCTGACGACTCAGGCAATTGTACAACTGGTTCAGAGGTACAGAAATGGTATCAGGGGGCGAATGAAGACAGCTGTTCACGAATTGTTAAGGCAATACTACAATGTTGAGAGCCAGTTTCAACAGGGACACTATGACAAATGTGTGTCTGCTCTCATTCAGAAGCACAAGGACGACTTGCCTATGGTTACCAATACAATATTCAGCCACAATCACGTGACAAAGAAGAATGCTTTGGTGACGATGCTGATTGATCATCTGTGGGCGAATGAGCCTGGTTTGACTGACGAGCTTGCCACTACTTTGACAGAACTGACGAGTCTCAATCGTTCTGAACATAGCAGAGTGGCACTTCGTGCACGTCAAGTCCTCATTGCTGCTCATCAACCAGCTTACGAGCTTCGTCACAACCAGATGGAGTCAATATTCCTGTCAGCCGTTGACATGTACGGGCATGACTTTCATCCGGAGAATCTCCAGAAACTTATTCTGTCAGAAACGTCAATTTTCGATATCCTTCATGACTTCTTCTATCACACGAATCGTGCTGTTTGCAATGCAGCATTGGAGGTCTACGTTAGAAGGGCCTACATAAGCTATGAACTGACGTGCCTCCAACATCTGGAACTCTCTGGGGAGATACCCCTCGTTTACTTCCAGTTTTTCCTGCCCAATAATCACCCCAATCGTCAGACTCAGTCTCTCGTTAATTACAGAACTGGTGCAATGGCAGCTTTCCATAGTCTTGAAGAGTTCAGTCAGTACTCAGACGAAGTGCTGGATCTTCTTGAGGACCTGTCGTCTCCGTCGTCAGTCTCTGCAAAAGTCCTGGAGGCTGTTGATGCAGCGGGAAGTGAATCTCGTCACAGTACGTCAATTAATGTCTCTCTGAGTCATGCTGAACAGGGACCTGTGGATCCAACCATAGGAGAGAAGCCAGTGGAGCCTGTTCACATACTCAGCATTGCTGTTCAGGATAATGGCAACCAGCAGGACGACGCCACCATGTCGAGGCACTTTGGCGACTGGTGTCAGGCGAACAAAGACGAACTTATGTCGCGAGGAATACGAAGGGTGACGTTTGCTGCCCTTCAGAGGCGACAGTTTCCTAAATTCTTTACTTACCGTCACCGTGATGGCTTCGTAGAGGACAAGATCTACAGACATCTGGAGCCTGGCACTGCTTTCCAGCTGGAACTAACGAGAATGAGGACTTATGATCTCGAAGCTTTGCCAACTTCCAATCAGAAAATGCATCTGTATCTGGGACAAGCGAAAGTGGCTAAAGGACAACAAGTCACTGATTACAGATTCTTTATTCGTTCGATCGTTCGACATTCAGATCTGATAACAAAGGAGGCTAGCTTCGATTATCTACATAATGAAGGAGAGCGAGTGTTGTTGGAGGCCATGGACGAACTAGAGGTCGCGTTCTCTCATCCACTGGCCAAACGAACAGATTGCAATCATATTTTCCTAAACTTTGTGCCAACTGTCATCATGGATCCAGCGAGAATTGAAGAGAGCGTGACGAGCATGGTTTTGAGGTATGGGCCACGGCTGTGGAAGCTCAGAGTTCGACAGGCGGAGATCAAGATGACTATCAGACCAGCACCTGGTAAACCAACGTACAATGTTCGTCTTTGCATATCTAATGATAGTGGCTACAGTATTGATTTGCATTTGTACGCTGAGACGACAGATCCCAAGACTGGTGTTATCAG ATTCGAGTCGTATGGTTCAAACAACGTGGAGACCTGGCGTCCAGGCCCCATGCACGGCCTTCCCATATCGACCCCCTATGTAACCAAGGACTACCTACAAGCCAAGAGATTCCAGGCCCAGAGTGCGGGTACCACATACGTCTACGATCTTCCCGACATGTTCAGACAGCAGATCGAAAAATCCTGGACAAAATTCTTAGATGAGAGATCGTCTGAGGGACAGAACCACCAACTGCCAGCGATGCCAAACCCAGTGATTGATTACGTCGAGCTGGTTCTAGACGGTGATGTTTTGATGGAGCAGAAACGTTTGCCCGGTGAAAACGACGTTGGAATGGTCGCCTGGAAGATGACCCTCTACACCCCAGAATACCCAGCTGGACGCGAGATAATTCTCATAGCCAATGACCTGACATATCTTATTGGCTCATTCGGCCCCAAGGAGGACCTAGTGTTCTACCTGGCCTCGCAGAGGGCGAGAGAGCTGGCAATTCCTCGAGTGTACTTCTCAGCAAATTCAGGAGCTAGAATTGGTCTTGCTGAGGAGGTCAAGGGTCTGTTCAAGATCGCCTGGGAGGACGACACCTCCCCCGACAAGGGTTTCAAGTACATTTACCTGACCCCCGACGATTACGCTCGTTTAGCCTCTGTCAATTCTGTGAAAGCATCACTAATAGAGGACGAGGGTGAGTCCAGGTACCAGATAACTGATATCATTGGTATCGAAGATGGCTTCGGAGTGGAGAATCTCAAATACGCGGGGATGATCGCTGGAGAGACGTCCAAGGCTTATGACGAAATTGTGACGATATCTGTTGCCACATGCAGAGCCATTGGTATTGGCTCATATCTTCTTCGTCTGGGCCAGAGGGTCATTCAGATCGAAAATTCAGACATCATTCTCACTGGCTACAGAGCATTGAATGCAGTTCTGGGGAGGGAAGTGTATGCCAGTAATAATCAGCTCGGTGGTATCTCCATAATGCATCATAATGGAGTATCTCATGCAACAGCACCCAGGGATCTTGATGGTGTTGATACTGTCCTCAGGTGGATCAGCATGGTTCCCAAGGTCAAGGGAGCGCCACTGCCCATTATCATACCGACAGATCCCATTGACAGGGAGATAGTCTATGTCCCCACCAAGAACCCCTACGATCCCCGAGTGATGCTTGAGGGAAGGATGTCAGTTGACACCAATACCTGGGAGTCTGGATTCTTCGATCGTGGCAGTTGGGAGGAAATCATGAGACCCTGGGCGCAGACTGTGGTCACTGGACGCGCTAGACTTGGAGGGATACCTTGTGGTGTTGTTGCTGTGGAGACTAGGACTGTCGACTTTCAACTACCTGCTGATCCTGCCAATCTTGATTCAGAGGCCAAGACTGTATCACAGGCTGGACAAGTCTGGTTCCCAGACAGCGCGTATAAGACTGCACAGGCTATCAAAGACTTCTCGAAAGAGGAATTGCCACTGTTTATATTTGCTAACTGGAGAGGCTTCTCGGGAGGGATGAAGGACATGTATGAACAGGTCATAAAGTTTGGGGCGTACATTGTGGACGGATTGAGGGAATACACGAGACCAGTCTTTGTGTATATTCCACCGAATGGAGAACTAAGAGGTGGGGCGTGGGCTGTTGTTGACACGACAATCAATTCGAGGTATATGGAAATGTTTGCTGACCCAACGAGCAGAGCTGGTGTACTGGAACCCGAAGGAATTGtcgaaattaaattcaagaagAAGGATATTATCAAGGCAATCTATAGGAATGATGCTGTTGCACAGGGATTGAAGGAGAAGTTGACGAATGCGGCACTTACAGGGGAGGAGAAGGTTCAGGTTGAGGCAGAACTTCAGCAGAGAGAGCAGTTCCTGCTGCCGCTTTATCACCAG GTGGCCGTTCATTTCTCTGATCTTCATGATACCCCAGAGAGAATGCTGGAGAAGAATACGATTCAAGATATTGTGCCATGGAAGAAGTCCAGAACGATTCTATACTGGAGGCTCAGACGTCGACTGCTCGAAGACGAGATAAAACGTGATTTGTTGTCCATCGAGCCCACCCTCGACTATCGACAAGTTGATGCTATGCTGCGAAGGTGGTTCGTAGAGGACAAGGGGACCACTGAGTCTTACCTCTGGGATCAGGATGAAGCTGTGGTCAACTGGCTCATCGAGCAGGCTCAGAATGAAAATAGTGTTGTTACGAGAAATATAGATTGTGTTAAACGTGATGCCGTTGTCACGCATGTCAAGGAGGCTATTGAGACCTGTCCCGAGGTGCGATTGGATGCAGCTTTGGAAATTGTGCATCGACTTCAGCCCTCTGAACGCGCTGAATTACTGAAGACACTGGCGCAGTTAGAGACGTCGCAGGAAGTTGATTAA